A section of the Anabaena cylindrica PCC 7122 genome encodes:
- a CDS encoding phasin family protein codes for MPGFGDIVQKAFYLGVGLASYAGEKAGGKLAELRSQVQKLADEMVAKGEMNTEEARRFVEDMMKQAQQPQAPGDTPEKTAPSEPRRIEILEVDEEPAVKQEPTGNVDHLRQQVLELQQKLEQLKNDQ; via the coding sequence ATGCCTGGTTTTGGAGATATTGTTCAAAAAGCTTTTTACCTTGGTGTAGGCTTGGCTTCTTACGCTGGTGAGAAAGCAGGGGGAAAATTAGCCGAACTGCGATCGCAAGTCCAAAAACTGGCTGACGAGATGGTGGCTAAGGGCGAAATGAATACAGAAGAAGCTCGTCGTTTCGTCGAAGATATGATGAAGCAAGCCCAACAACCCCAAGCACCTGGTGATACACCTGAAAAAACAGCCCCTTCTGAACCTCGTCGCATCGAAATCTTGGAGGTAGATGAAGAACCAGCTGTTAAACAAGAACCAACTGGAAATGTTGATCATTTACGCCAACAAGTACTAGAATTGCAGCAAAAGTTAGAGCAACTCAAAAACGATCAGTAA
- the queF gene encoding preQ(1) synthase, which produces MSNTLPETVTPANPEMKYGEREIAEGKLITFPNPRVGRRYDISITLPEFTCKCPFSGYPDFATIYITYIPDERVVELKALKLYINSYRDRYISHEETANQILDDFVAACEPLEVTVKTDFTPRGNVHTVVEVKHIKEKEEIF; this is translated from the coding sequence ATGAGTAATACCTTACCTGAGACTGTTACCCCAGCAAACCCAGAAATGAAATATGGTGAACGCGAGATTGCAGAAGGGAAATTAATTACATTTCCTAACCCGCGTGTGGGTAGACGCTACGATATTAGTATTACCTTGCCGGAATTTACCTGTAAATGTCCATTTTCCGGTTATCCTGACTTTGCGACTATTTATATCACCTATATCCCTGATGAACGGGTGGTAGAATTGAAGGCTTTGAAGCTGTATATTAATAGTTATCGCGATCGCTATATTTCCCACGAAGAAACAGCAAATCAAATCTTAGATGATTTTGTTGCTGCTTGCGAACCTTTGGAAGTTACGGTGAAGACTGATTTTACTCCCCGTGGAAATGTGCATACCGTGGTTGAGGTAAAACATATAAAAGAAAAAGAAGAGATTTTTTAA
- a CDS encoding cytochrome c biogenesis protein, which yields MTLDNTTSTELSWWLIPWRFIRREILPVLTDLRLAIILLLVIALFSVSGTVIEQGQLPAFYQSNYPEHPALFGFLSWKVIQVVGLDHVYRTWWFLALLVLFGTSLTACTFTRQLPALKAAQRWKYYEEPRQFQKLALSAELDASSLQSLTPILQEKRYRIFQEKDDLLYARKGIVGRIGPIVVHIGIVAILLGGIWGAMTGFMAQEMISSGETFQVKNLIDAGPWSSQDVLKDWSVRVNRFWIDYTPTGGIDQFYSDLSVLNNEGKEVNHEKIFVNQPLRYHGVVFYQTDWGISSVRVRLNKSPIFQLPMAQLDTKGKGRIWGTWIPTKPDLSEGVSLLAKDLQGMVLIYDAQGKLINTVRAGMSVPVNGINLKILDVVGSTGLQIKFDPGIPIVYAGFALLMLGVVMSYFSHSQVWALQKGDMLYVGGKTNRAQVAFEREVLEILDQLTNPAQK from the coding sequence ATGACTTTAGATAATACAACATCCACAGAATTAAGTTGGTGGTTAATACCTTGGCGATTTATCCGGCGTGAGATTTTGCCTGTATTAACTGATTTACGTTTGGCAATTATCCTGTTATTAGTAATTGCCTTATTTAGCGTCAGTGGCACGGTAATTGAACAGGGACAGTTGCCAGCATTTTATCAATCTAATTACCCAGAACATCCGGCTTTATTTGGGTTCCTTTCTTGGAAAGTAATTCAAGTTGTGGGGTTAGATCATGTATATCGAACTTGGTGGTTTTTAGCTTTATTAGTTTTATTTGGAACCAGTTTAACTGCTTGTACTTTTACTCGTCAATTACCAGCTTTAAAAGCTGCACAACGTTGGAAATATTATGAAGAACCTAGACAATTTCAAAAGTTAGCTTTGAGTGCAGAATTAGATGCGAGTTCTTTGCAGTCACTCACTCCAATATTACAAGAAAAACGTTATCGGATATTTCAGGAAAAAGATGATCTTCTCTATGCCCGTAAAGGAATAGTCGGTCGCATTGGGCCAATTGTTGTCCATATTGGTATCGTCGCTATCCTCTTAGGGGGAATTTGGGGCGCGATGACGGGTTTTATGGCTCAAGAAATGATTTCTAGTGGTGAAACTTTTCAAGTCAAAAATTTGATTGATGCTGGCCCTTGGTCATCTCAGGATGTGTTAAAAGATTGGTCTGTACGTGTAAATCGGTTTTGGATTGATTACACTCCTACAGGGGGAATTGATCAATTTTATTCTGATCTATCTGTGTTGAATAATGAGGGGAAAGAAGTTAACCATGAGAAGATTTTTGTTAACCAACCTCTGCGTTATCATGGCGTAGTTTTTTATCAAACTGATTGGGGAATTTCTAGCGTCCGCGTGAGATTAAATAAAAGTCCAATTTTTCAATTACCTATGGCGCAGTTAGACACCAAAGGGAAAGGAAGGATTTGGGGAACTTGGATTCCCACTAAACCTGATTTAAGTGAAGGTGTATCTCTGCTGGCAAAAGATTTGCAAGGTATGGTATTAATTTATGATGCTCAAGGCAAATTAATTAATACTGTTCGTGCAGGAATGTCTGTTCCTGTAAATGGAATCAATTTGAAAATCCTTGATGTTGTTGGTAGTACAGGTTTACAAATTAAATTTGATCCTGGTATTCCCATTGTTTATGCAGGGTTTGCTTTACTAATGTTGGGTGTAGTGATGAGTTATTTTTCCCATTCCCAAGTTTGGGCTTTACAAAAGGGCGATATGCTGTATGTAGGTGGTAAGACTAACCGCGCTCAAGTTGCTTTTGAAAGAGAGGTTTTAGAGATTTTAGATCAACTGACTAACCCAGCACAAAAATAA
- a CDS encoding cytochrome c biogenesis protein CcdA, producing MLETLASRIYELEQFANTLVANQLTHLSVVSIGIIFAAGLLTSLTPCMLSMLPITIGYIGGYEAKSRLQAAAQSTWFALGLATTLAGMGIVAGLVGKVYGQVGIGLPIIVSIIAIIMGLNLLEALPIQFPSLNETNWISQDLPPGVRSYCIGLTFGLVASPCSTPVLASLLGWVANTQDLILGAVLLLSYTAGYVAPLILAGTFTASIKKLLELRRWSGWINPISGALLVGFGVFSLISRIPIGSF from the coding sequence ATGCTAGAAACTCTCGCTTCCCGAATTTACGAACTTGAACAATTTGCCAACACCCTTGTTGCTAACCAACTCACCCACCTCAGCGTTGTGAGTATTGGCATCATATTTGCGGCTGGCTTGCTCACCAGCCTTACGCCATGTATGCTGTCTATGTTGCCGATTACCATCGGCTACATTGGTGGTTATGAAGCCAAAAGCCGTTTACAAGCCGCAGCACAGTCTACTTGGTTTGCTTTGGGATTAGCAACCACATTAGCAGGGATGGGAATCGTAGCAGGTTTAGTTGGAAAAGTCTACGGTCAAGTGGGAATTGGTTTACCAATTATTGTCAGCATTATTGCTATTATTATGGGGCTTAATTTATTAGAAGCCTTACCTATACAATTTCCATCTTTGAACGAAACAAATTGGATTTCCCAAGATTTGCCTCCCGGAGTCCGTTCTTATTGCATTGGTTTAACATTTGGGTTAGTCGCTTCACCTTGTAGTACACCAGTTTTAGCTAGTTTATTAGGTTGGGTTGCTAATACCCAAGATTTAATTTTAGGTGCTGTTTTATTACTTTCTTACACAGCCGGATATGTAGCCCCATTAATTTTAGCGGGTACATTTACTGCATCAATAAAAAAACTATTAGAATTGCGTCGCTGGTCTGGTTGGATTAATCCTATCAGTGGTGCATTATTAGTAGGATTTGGCGTATTTTCCTTAATTTCTCGCATCCCCATTGGTAGTTTCTAG
- a CDS encoding DMT family transporter encodes MNKPKKWHDLVDKIPGQVYLCLATLIFGVSSAVTRKLTEIGAQNLIADRNPISLCNVLFVGNLCALIFLVIIYWRQWNKATLQKLSQRDWFYLTIVALLSGALAPSLFFQALALTNVNNVVLVGRLEPPLTLALSVWCLKERVTRWQVIGAFLAFVGVTLTIILQPPAQAMMNMGGFAIGLGEILTAVASVAVAVAAIIAKQRLSQIPLGIYSIFRTALGTVIFFVVALTLYGKEHFMDVFSPFLWQWMLLYSAVIVVLGQLLWLRGFKTSSVSTTILVGSVTPVISILGAYLILGEIPTQAQYIGGSLVLVSILLSQIQTKRQISPFVSQMNLTPIKQKIEAEMGFKGF; translated from the coding sequence GTGAATAAACCAAAAAAATGGCATGATTTAGTTGACAAAATTCCCGGACAAGTATATCTTTGTTTGGCTACTTTGATTTTTGGTGTTTCTAGTGCCGTAACCCGCAAGTTAACAGAAATTGGAGCGCAAAATTTAATAGCTGATCGCAATCCCATTTCTTTGTGTAATGTCTTATTTGTAGGGAATCTCTGCGCCTTAATATTTCTAGTCATCATTTATTGGCGACAGTGGAACAAAGCTACTCTCCAGAAACTTTCTCAACGGGATTGGTTTTACCTCACCATAGTAGCTCTTCTTTCAGGAGCCTTAGCTCCTAGTTTATTTTTCCAGGCTTTGGCTCTCACCAATGTCAACAATGTTGTTTTAGTTGGACGCTTAGAACCACCTCTGACACTGGCTTTATCAGTCTGGTGCTTAAAAGAAAGGGTAACTCGTTGGCAAGTTATAGGAGCATTTTTAGCTTTTGTTGGTGTTACCTTGACCATTATCCTTCAGCCACCAGCACAAGCTATGATGAATATGGGAGGTTTTGCCATAGGACTAGGCGAAATTCTTACGGCTGTAGCCTCAGTAGCTGTAGCTGTTGCCGCCATTATTGCTAAACAACGTCTTTCCCAAATTCCTTTAGGTATCTATAGCATTTTTCGGACTGCTTTGGGAACGGTGATATTTTTTGTTGTGGCTTTAACACTCTATGGTAAAGAGCATTTTATGGATGTGTTCTCACCGTTCCTTTGGCAATGGATGTTATTGTATAGTGCTGTAATTGTAGTTTTAGGTCAATTACTGTGGCTCAGAGGCTTCAAAACTTCCTCTGTGTCTACAACTATTTTGGTAGGCTCAGTTACACCAGTTATCAGTATTTTGGGAGCTTATTTAATCTTGGGTGAAATTCCTACTCAAGCACAATATATTGGTGGTAGCTTGGTTTTAGTTAGTATATTGTTGAGCCAAATCCAAACAAAACGCCAAATTAGTCCATTTGTATCCCAGATGAATTTAACTCCAATCAAACAAAAAATAGAAGCAGAAATGGGATTTAAGGGTTTTTAA